In a genomic window of Vespula vulgaris chromosome 13, iyVesVulg1.1, whole genome shotgun sequence:
- the LOC127068394 gene encoding cadherin-99C isoform X4 — protein sequence MELLNPVKVFLAFVLLIGAFGGTIDGATEFSTDRALNVSERFTSTTTLTVNIRDDDDQDPSFIYQGCMLLDGACINPEYSASVSSGVLSGILNISPEKIQAVDMDSINAPIHYSFLSGNPSNYRDFFEINPNSGAVKQIKAVDTSVTKKFDIIIKAVEVSEAKRSATAKLIITVKPVDSNPPVITASNNEGFVDENAPVGTKVIDKNGKPITLTVSDADLGVDDPKPAYTFELTTSYFSIDPSGVLIVNEENLDRDPPNPGRFRFQVVAREKTGLAASAPLSFVVTLNDVNDNAPHLPMTAPISVQAGETRRQVTKVEATDNDEGENAEITYGIYHVSNNGLHKFKIDPKTGVIESVRKLNAGEQYSITVQATDKGGKYSQTIVEVNVIPGPNTRSPVFQQPVYEVQVSEGASINSTVATITAVDPENDPVSYSIVSGNDLRQFAIGDKSGVITVIRKLDREDLTRYQLLIKAEDTGGLSSTATVNIKVTDINDKNPEFVELPYQFSVKEGEARKLIGRVHAEDADEGINAEITYFAPDDIPFTVDPETGDVLTKIVLDYEQNDEYKFVVTARDGAPDYRLATATVTVKVIDVEDEVPIFRQSSYEARVKENVPDYMVIQVMADDPDTKKQITYTIKQGDTELFAIDPKNGVIKTIRGLDYERENQHILIVGTVENTSDLPGSTTRVVVNVQDVNDIPPIFTMVPRPITLDDDSPIGTTVINLVAADSDGTAPGNQVRYEIIGRGIASKYFVIDPDTGVIRIRDDLRKETDSEYQVDVRAYDMGEPRLSSVTTVPIFVRHVATVPPEVGLGFAENSYNVEVPEDAADGTLIKIITIINSHAHDSTPLKCEIYSGNENDLFEANVTEERNCALKLKKAALDYETTEFYQIKIRLESLSGLLNSGRNTTMVKIQVIDVNDNKPEFIFPEDDYKLRRGRYFAAIPRNAQFGSSVIQVKAHDKDNGKYGKLEYKILEGRGSDYFAMDAFSGIIRTTATFDNVDPSELPFKFDVNVRDNPNSTTNFNSIVAPVIVNLIGEENLLILVIQDAAPEVLQKDARRMANIIEEKSGLLVGIDRIAVRKVRTKNGTVETYPQDSDVWFYAIDPDTELILDRNSSRIQRSIVERTAVSNITFDVSTLVRANAIDIHAPVMYAEPVRTQTAVAFSGEVFPYALIIIACVILILGIAGIIYISVSWSRYKAYKERMQRMYVVPRYDPVYVEPNLKEYETQVLQMSVPVDDNDSYNDLQLDFSNKNHAFSLDNVSYITKDHGGSTGQQSPVSSEAATTARASSIAGNHAEGNVHSLRRSTLGRKNHTTSNSNTMNNHDTTTPVLNPLYNHGGDLLSASPSNDNVTFREKKDYSHLGFTYLYEQSPVETTTEL from the exons GATAGGGCGTTGAACGTATCGGAGAGATTCACATCCACGACCACCTTGACTGTGAACATcagagacgacgacgatcaaGATCCATCCTTCATCTACCAAGGTTGTATGCTGCTGGATGGCGCCTGCATTAATCCGGAATACTCGGCATCC GTATCGAGTGGAGTATTGTCGGGTATATTGAACATATCACCGGAGAAAATACAGGCAGTTGATATGGACAGCATAAACGCACCTATTCACTATTCATTTCTCAGTGGAAATCCATCGAACTACAGAGATTTCTTCGAGATCAATCCGAATTCAGGTGCGGTCAAGCAGATCAAGGCTGTCGACACGTCGGTCACTAAAAAGTTCGACATAATAATAAAG GCGGTAGAGGTGTCGGAAGCAAAACGATCTGCCACGGCGAAGCTGATAATCACGGTGAAACCGGTCGACAGCAATCCACCGGTGATCACGGCTTCGAACAACGAGGGTTTTGTCGACGAGAATGCGCCGGTCGGTACAAAGGTCATCGATAAAAATGGCAAGCCAATAACGCTTACCGTATCCGACGCCGATCTG GGTGTCGACGATCCAAAACCGGCCTACACGTTCGAGCTGACGACGAGCtacttttcgatcgatccgtCTGGCGTCCTGATCGTTAACGAGGAAAATCTCGATCGGGATCCACCGAATCCTGGCCGTTTTCGGTTTCAGGTCGTCGCCAGAGAGAAAACGGGCTTGGCCGCGTCGGCGCCGCTTTCTTTTGTCGTGACGTTGAACGACGTTAACGATAACGCGCCTCATCTTCCAATGACAGCACCGATTTCGGTCCAGGCCGGAGAGACGAGACGTCAAGTGACAAAg GTAGAGGCGACTGACAACGACGAGGGCGAGAACGCTGAGATAACGTACGGTATTTATCACGTGTCGAACAACGGACTGCACAAGTTCAAAATAGATCCTAAAACCGGCGTTATCGAATCCGTGAGGAAGCTTAATGCGGGAGAACAGTACAGCATCACTGTTCAGGCCACCGACAAAGGTGGCAAATATTCTCAAACCATCGTAGAGGTAAATGTTATTCCTGGACCGAATACGAGGAGCCCGGTCTTTCAACAGCCCGTTTACGAGGTACAAGTCAGTGAGGGTGCTTCGATCAATTCTACGGTCGCCACGATAACC GCCGTTGATCCGGAAAACGATCCCGTGTCATATTCCATTGTTTCGGGAAATGATTTGAGACAGTTTGCGATCGGTGATAAATCCGGCGTCATCACCGTCATAAGAAAATTGGATAGAGAAGATCTGACCCGTTATCAATTG ttGATAAAAGCCGAGGACACCGGTGGCCTTTCGAGTACGGCTACGGTCAATATCAAAGTCACCGACATCAATGACAAAAATCCAGAATTCGTCGAGCTGCCCTATCAATTCTCTGTGAAGGAGGGCGAGGCACGTAAGTTGATAGGTCGCGTACATGCCGAGGATGCCGACGAGGGTATCAACGCGGAAATCACTTATTTCGCCCCGGACGATATTCCATTCACGGTCGATCCCGAGACCGGCGACGTCCTGACGAAGATCGTTTTAGATTACGAGCAGAATGAC GAATACAAATTCGTGGTAACCGCGAGAGACGGAGCGCCGGATTATCGCTTGGCAACTGCGACCGTTACCGTCAAAGTGATAGACGTAGAGGACGAAGTTCCAATCTTTCGTCAGAGTAGTTACGAGGCACGAGTTAAGGAGAACGTCCCGGATTACATGGTGATACAAGTGATG GCCGATGATCCGGACACAAAGAAGCAAATCACATATACGATCAAGCAAGGAGACACCGAACTCTTTGCCATAGACCCGAAGAATGGAGTGATAAAAACCATTCGTGGTCTCGActatgagagagagaaccaaCACATTCTTATCGTCGGGACGGTCGAGAACACGAGCGATCTCCCCGGTTCTACCACGAGGGTCGTCGTCAATGTCCag GACGTTAACGATATACCACCGATCTTTACCATGGTGCCTCGACCCATTACGCTGGATGACGACTCACCTATAGGAACGACGGTTATCAATCTTGTCGCCGCAGATTCCGACGGCACGGCACCCGGAAATCAG GTGCGATACGAGATTATCGGTCGTGGTATAGCCAGCAAATACTTTGTCATCGATCCTGATACAGGAGTGATCAGGATACGGGATGATCTACGGAAAGAAACGGACTCTGAATATCAG GTGGACGTTAGAGCGTACGACATGGGCGAGCCTCGATTGTCGTCCGTGACGACCGTCCCGATTTTTGTTCGACACGTCGCCACTGTGCCGCCAGAGGTCGGTTTGGGCTTTGCAGAGAATTCCTACAACGTCGAGGTGCCGGAAGATGCTGCCGACGGGACGTTGATAAAGATAATTACGATCATCAACAGTCACGCTCATGATTCTACGCCCTTGAAATGCGAGATTTATAGCGGAAACGAGAACGATTTGTTCGAGGCGAATGTCACCGAGGAAAGGAATTGCGCTCTTAAATTGAAAAAGGCTGCTCTCGACTACGAGACCACAGAATTTTATCAGATCAAGATCAGGCTGGAGTCGTTGTCCGGTTTATTGAATTCTGGTCGCAACACAACCATG GTAAAGATTCAAGTCATTGACGTGAACGACAACAAGCCGGAATTTATCTTTCCCGAGGACGATTACAAACTTAGGAGAGGTCGTTACTTCGCCGCGATACCTCGAAATGCGCAGTTCGGCTCGAGTGTTATACAAGTAAAGGCCCACGACAAGGACAACGGGAAATACGGAAAATTGGAGTACAAGATTCTCGAGGGACGTGGTTCCGATTATTTCGCGATGGATGCTTTCTCTGGAATAATACGAACAACCGCGACCTTTGACAACGTCGATCCTTCCGAGTTACCGTTCAAATTCGACGTGAACGTACGTGACAATCCAAACTCGACGACGAACTTCAACTCGATCGTTGCTCCGGTGATAGTGAATTTAATAggcgaagaaaatttattgatcCTGGTGATTCAGGACGCGGCACCCGAGGTACTTCAAAAGGATGCTAGGAGAATGGCGAATATCATCGAGGAGAAGAGCGGACTGTTGGTCGGTATCGATAGGATCGCCGTTAGGAAGGTTCGCACGAAGAATGGGACGGTCGAGACTTATCCCCAGGACTCGGACGTTTGGTTTTACGCGATTGATCCCGATACCGAGCTGATATTGGATCGCAATAGCTCGAGAATCCAGAg GTCGATCGTCGAAAGGACTGCGGTATCGAACATCACGTTTGACGTCTCGACGTTGGTACGCGCTAACGCAATCGACATACACGCGCCAGTAATGTACGCGGAGCCCGTTCGCACGCAAACAGCCGTGGCGTTCAGCGGAGAGGTATTTCCATATGCTCTGATCATCATAGCCTGCGTCATCCTCATACTCGGGATCGCTGGAATAATCTACATCAGCGTGTCTTGGTCCAg GTACAAGGCGTACAAGGAGCGAATGCAACGGATGTATGTTGTACCTCGTTACGATCCCGTCTACGTCGAGCCCAATTTAAAGGAATACGAGACGCAGGTGCTCCAGATGAGCGTGCCcgtcgacgacaacgacagtTACAACGACTTGCAACTCGACTTTAGCAACAAGAATCATGCCTTCAGTTTGGACAACGTTAGTTATATTACCAAAGACCACGGTGGGAGTACAg gTCAACAAAGTCCTGTGAGCTCGGAAGCTGCGACCACGGCTCGGGCCTCGAGTATAGCCGGGAATCATGCGGAGGGTAACGTTCATTCCCTTCGACGATCGACTCTCGGTCGTAAGAACCACACGACCAGCAACAGCAACACCATGAACAATCACGACACCACCACGCCCGTCCTCAATCCTCTCTACAATCACGGCGGTGATCTACTCAGCGCGAGTCCTTCCAACGATAACGTTACGTTCCGAGAAAAGAAGGACTACTCTCATCTCGGATTTACTTACTTGTACGAGCAGAGCCCCGTCGAAACCACCACTGAATTGTAA